From Quercus lobata isolate SW786 chromosome 1, ValleyOak3.0 Primary Assembly, whole genome shotgun sequence, one genomic window encodes:
- the LOC115980087 gene encoding UDP-D-apiose/UDP-D-xylose synthase 2: MAARVDLDGKPIKPLTICMIGAGGFIGSHLCEKLMAETPHKVLGLDVYSDKIKHLLEPAGAHPWSDRIQFHRLNIKNDSRLEGLIKMSDLTINLAAICTPADYNTRPLDTIYSNFIDALPVVKYCSENNKRLIHFSTCEVYGKTIGSFLPKDSPLRKEPEYFVLKEDESPCIFGPIEKQRWSYACAKQLIERLIYAEGAENGMEFTIVRPFNWIGPRMDFIPGIDGPSEGVPRVLACFSNNLLRHEPLKLVDGGVSQRTFVYIKDAIEAVMLMIENPARANGHIFNVGNPNNEVTVRQLAEMMTDVYSKVSGEPSLEEPTVDVSSQEFYGAGYDDSDKRIPDMTIIHKQLGWDPKTSLWDLLESTLTYQHRTYAEAMKQAIAKPAAN; the protein is encoded by the exons ATGGCGGCGAGGGTAGATCTGGACGGGAAACCAATCAAGCCTCTGACGATATGCATGATCGGAGCTGGTGGTTTCATTGGCTCCCACCTCTGCGAAAAGCTCATGGCGGAGACGCCGCACAAGGTGTTGGGTCTCGATGTCTACAGCGACAAGATCAAGCACCTTCTCGAGCCCGCGGGGGCTCACCCTTGGTCCGATCGCATCCAGTTCCACCGCCTCAACATCAAGAACGACTCTCGCCTCGAAGGCCTCATCAAGATGTCAGATCTG ACGATAAATCTGGCGGCGATTTGTACTCCGGCGGACTACAACACGCGTCCACTCGATACGATTTACAGCAATTTCATCGATGCGCTCCCAGTG GTTAAGTACTGCTCAGAGAACAATAAGCGTCTCATTCACTTCTCTACTTGTGAGGTGTACGGGAAAACGATTGGGAGCTTTCTTCCTAAAGACAGTCCTCTTCGTAAG GAGCCAGAGTATTTCGTTCTTAAAGAAGATGAATCCCCATGCATTTTTGGCCCTATTGAGAAGCAGCGATGGTCCTATGCATGTGCAAAGCAGTTGATTGAGAGGCTGATTTATG CTGAAGGTGCAGAGAATGGTATGGAGTTCACAATTGTGAGACCTTTTAACTGGATTGGACCCAGAATGGATTTCATTCCTGGCATTGATGGTCCAAGTGAGGGCGTTCCCAGAGTTCTGGCATGCTTTAGCAAT AATCTACTGCGTCATGAGCCACTCAAGCTTGTGGATGGTGGTGTTTCCCAGAGAACATTCGTTTATATAAAGGATGCAATTGAAGCTGTTATGTTGATGATC gAAAATCCCGCTAGAGCCAATGGCCATATTTTCAATGTGGGCAACCCTAACAATGAAGTTACAGTTAGGCAGCTTGCTGAAATGATGACTGAT GTTTATTCAAAAGTAAGTGGTGAACCTTCTCTGGAAGAACCTACAGTTGATGTGAGCTCCCAAGAATTCTACGGTGCTGGATATGACGATAGTGACAAGAGAATTCCTGACATGACCATAATCCATAAACAACTTG GTTGGGACCCCAAGACATCGCTCTGGGATTTGCTTGAATCAACACTCACCTATCAACACAGGACATATGCTGAGGCTATGAAGCAGGCCATTGCAAAACCAGCTGCCAACTAA